In one Culex quinquefasciatus strain JHB chromosome 2, VPISU_Cqui_1.0_pri_paternal, whole genome shotgun sequence genomic region, the following are encoded:
- the LOC6040013 gene encoding exocyst complex component 3 — protein MDLKQIDEEARQAAIKEIKNMFQRPGQLEKVEQYRHRVYRKKVSIEAMLKTCMQNQTDDVKVGVTKLLAATEDIKEVDEQSKAAIAQLTNVPAIYDALEAVRDENAKHSQYMTAMENLKHIFTVQSSVAKTMQWIEEDKLLHAHQCLSDLENSRDDLLFELHKLPKQNAHDKITLKRYFEKVETVSATLEKKIRLILQRTLNTVRKEPTVIVTALRIIEREEKADAFALQQQKQSGFIPPGRPKEWRKKALEVLNESVVQRIEGSKLEERADNKLWLVRDLELTRQFVLEDLRVVKSLCVPCFPPHFNILKEYVSMYHNALSKYLEELIQMGLEGNEFVTILSWIMNTYPGRELMQHPDLQIDLADVGPLVSVQVLKEMETAYLRTMERNYQDWMTKTLETEKADWINGVPADSADQYYHTSAPVIIFQMIDQNLQVTNTIHSDLTFNALILSIQQVIKYGHNYRGAIIEYKERHFRDRSQAPFFTQHIITIVNNCAQMIELAQQMKQLYWPKSKPQHYEEFSRLLDTYQKLRDEAGLFLLEEAFLDLEVHFNDLFTVKWVGTSVSVDTICVTLEDYFQDYNHLRSTNFEYVIGEAQRMVAKRYIRAMLSKRLSKPRQECEILAKKIVKETKQIKVFFEKVAPNVSSSDSPIDVISNLASLLSCDAEMLVLDLHTLLSSYPSLTEDHVVRLFYLRSDFKANEVKEKVHDAIVSKKTTVSHDKQDSIFKEIVFSDKIIWSSK, from the exons ATGGACCTAAAACAAATCGACGAAGAGGCCCGCCAAGCGGCCATCAAGGAAATAAAAAACATGTTCCAGCGGCCGGGACAGCTGGAAAAGGTGGAACAGTATCGGCACCGTGTCTACCGCAAAAAAGTTTCGATCGAAGCGATGCTGAAGACTTGCATGCAGAACCAAACCGACGACGTGAAGGTGGGCGTGACGAAGCTGCTGGCGGCCACCGAGGACATCAAGGAGGTGGACGAGCAAAGCAAGGCGGCCATCGCCCAGCTGACGAACGTTCCAGCCATTTACGACGCGCTCGAGGCGGTTCGGGATGAGAATGCGAAACACTCGCAGTACATGACGGCGATGGAGAATTTGAAGCACATCTTTACGGTGCAGTCAAGTGTGGCGAAGACGATGCAGTGGATCGAGGAGGACAAGCTGCTGCACGCGCACCAGTGTCTGTCGGATTTGGAAAATTCCCGGGATGATTTGCTGTTTGAGCTGCACAAATTACCGAAGCAAAATGCGCATGATAAAATTACGCTGAAGCGGTACTTTGAGAAGGTCGAGACGGTTTCGGCGACGTTGGAGAAGAAGATTCGGTTGATATTGCAGCGCACACTGAATACTGTGCGGAAGGAACCGACGGTGATTGTGACGGCGTTGCGGATAATTGAGCGCGAAGAGAAGGCGGACGCGTTTGCGCTGCAGCAGCAGAAGCAAAGTGGGTTTATTCCGCCGGGGAGGCCGAAGGAGTGGCGCAAGAAGGCGCTGGAGGTGCTGAATGAAAGCGTGGTGCAGCGGATTGAGGGATCGAAGCTGGAGGAACGAGCGGATAACAAGTTGTGGCTGGTGCGGGATTTGGAGCTGACGCGGCAGTTTGTGCTGGAGGATTTGCGCGTGGTCAAGTCGTTGTGCGTGCCGTGCTTTCCGCCGCATTTTAACATTCTGAAGGAGTACGTCAGCATGTACCACAATGCGCTGTCGAAATAT CTGGAAGAGCTCATCCAGATGGGTCTCGAAGGCAACGAGTTTGTGACCATTCTGTCCTGGATCATGAACACTTACCCGGGGCGGGAGCTCATGCAGCACCCGGATCTGCAGATCGATCTGGCCGACGTTGGTCCGCTTGTTAGCGTGCAGGTGCTCAAAGAGATGGAGACGGCCTATCTGCGCACGATGGAAAGGAACTACCAGGACTGGATGACGAAAACGCTGGAAACGGAAAAGGCGGACTGGATCAATGGCGTTCCGGCGGATTCGGCGGACCAGTATTACCACACTTCGGCACCGGTTATCATATTCCAGATGATTGATCAGAATCTGCAAGTTACGAACACGATCCACTCGGATTTGACGTTTAACGCGTTGATTTTGAGCATCCAGCAGGTGATCAAGTACGGGCACAACTATCGTGGTGCGATCATCGAGTACAAGGAAAGGCACTTCCGGGATCGTAGCCAGGCGCCGTTCTTTACGCAGCATATCATTACGATCGTCAACAATTGTGCCCAGATGATCGAGCTGGCGCAGCAGATGAAGCAGCTTTACTGGCCCAAGTCGAAGCCTCAGCATTACGAGGAGTTTAGCCGACTGTTGGACACTTACCAGAAGCTGCGGGATGAAGCTGGTCTGTTTCTGCTGGAGGAAGCGTTTCTGGATCTGGAGGTTCACTTTAACGATCTGTTTACGGTTAAATGGGTTGGCACGTCGGTTTCAGTCGATACGATCTGCGTCACGCTCGAGGATTACTTCCAGGACTACAACCACCTGCGCTCGACAAACTTTGAGTACGTAATCGGCGAGGCCCAGCGCATGGTCGCCAAGCGGTACATCCGGGCAATGCTGTCGAAGCGCCTCAGCAAACCTCGGCAGGAGTGTGAAATCCTAGCGAAAAAGATCGTCAAAGAGACCAAGCAAATAAAGGTGTTCTTCGAGAAGGTGGCGCCGAACGTTTCCTCGAGTGATTCCCCGATCGATGTCATTTCCAACCTGGCCTCGTTGCTTTCGTGTGACGCCGAAATGTTGGTGCTGGATCTGCACACGCTGCTGTCGAGCTATCCGTCGCTGACGGAGGATCACGTGGTGCGGTTGTTCTACCTGAGGAGCGATTTTAAGGCCAACGAGGTCAAGGAAAAGGTGCACGACGCGATCGTGTCCAAGAAGACGACGGTGAGCCACGACAAGCAGGACAGTATCTTCAAGGAGATTGTGTTTTCGGATAAAATTATATGGTCTAGCAAGTAA